The Mauremys mutica isolate MM-2020 ecotype Southern chromosome 1, ASM2049712v1, whole genome shotgun sequence genome has a segment encoding these proteins:
- the LOC123363255 gene encoding olfactory receptor 52E4-like has translation MALDRYMAICHPLRHSMTLTNYIAAKMGLAVVLCRGILALPFPFLARRWPYCRTKIIPHSYCGHMAVVNLACADISMSSYYGLFDLLFVIGMDVFFIAVSYTQILRAIFRLPTKDARLNTFRTCISHLCAISALYIPDLASSLIQRFGQNVPFHFLILITSVYQLVPPMLHPIIYGVRTKQIRGRLIQLFAYKET, from the coding sequence ATGGCTCTGGATCGCTAcatggccatctgccatcccctgagacattccatgACCCTGACAAATTATATTGCGGCCAAGATgggcctggccgtggtgctgtGCAGAGGCATACTTGCATTACCCTTTCCCTTCCTGGCGAggcggtggccatattgcagaactaAGATCATCCCCCACTCCTACTGTGGGCATATGGCTGTGGTGAACTTGGCCTGTGCTGACATCAGCATGAGTAGTTACTATGGCCTGTTTGATCTTCTCTTTGTGATCGGaatggatgtgttttttattgcTGTGTCCTATACTCAGATCCTCCGGGCCATCttccgcctccccacaaaggatgcccggctcaaTACTTTTCGTacctgcatctctcatctttgtgccatctcagCTTTGTACATCCCAGATTTAGCCTCCTCTCTCATTCAACGGTTTGGCCAGAATGTGCCATTTCATTTCCTCATTCTTATTACCAGTGTGTACCagctggtgccccccatgctgcACCCCATCATttacggggtgaggaccaaacagatccggggcagGCTGATCCAGCTCTTTGCTTATAAAGAGACCTAA